A genomic region of Caenorhabditis elegans chromosome V contains the following coding sequences:
- the mrck-1 gene encoding non-specific serine/threonine protein kinase (Confirmed by transcript evidence) — MLYGTTPFYSERLVDTYGKIMSHQDMLDFPDDEIDWVVSEEAKDLIRQLICSSDVRFGRNGLSDFQLHPFFEGIDWNTIRDSNPPYVPEVSSPEDTSNFDVDVCEDDFTPCLQETQPPRVLAAFTGNHLPFVGFSYTHGSLLSDARSLTDEIRAIAQRCQGDAELMEKSVDGFMVELENEKAELVQKLKEAQTIIAQHVAENPRSEEDRNYESTIAQLKDEIQILNKRLEDEALAQQQQKPKDEIVAESEKKLKELKERNKQLVMEKSEIQRELDNINDHLDQVLVEKATVVQQRDDMQAELADVGDSLLTEKDSVKRLQDEAEKAKKQVADFEEKLKEIETEKIALIKKQEEVTIEARKSVETDDHLSEEVVAAKNTIASLQATNEERETEIKKLKQRMDEERASHTAQSEQEMKQLEAHYERAQKMLQDNVEQMNVENRGLRDEIEKLSQQMAALPRGGLNEQQLHEIFNWVSEEKATREEMENLTRKITGEVESLKNNSPLTTSNYIQNTPSGWGSRRMNNVARKDGLDLQRQLQAEIDAKLKLKAELKNSQEQYLTSAARLDDTEKRMASLMREVAMLKQQKNIENSSDSAFSSTMGRGDLMISMNNDYEMSNSSLMRQEMISRQSTPSYENAILLHDHQVPKRVDDLRYKQKPMKTASGIFSPVSISAMERGHNFERMKIKTPTKCGHCTSILIGLDRQGLFCQSCQYACHVSCAERVSQSCPVPEEERRPLGIDPTRGVGTAYEGLVKTPRAGGVRKGWQTAYVVVCDFKLYLYDCTVDRQNKMQDVKNEIRLVLDMRDPDFTVCGVSEADVIHAQKGDIPKIFRVTTTQILNSSSEYSSSSKFYTLFMAETEEEKRKWVVALSELKTLLRRSKLADRKAFLVKEVFDVTTLPSIRVAQCCAIIDRSKIVIGFSDHGLYCIEISRQLLIPVGGEKENKQRCVETVEYDEAEQLLMMIVGPAKDRHVRIVPSAALDGRDLKWIKVNDTKGCHLLAVGTNNPGGRAGFFAVAFKKSVTIFQIDRSEKRHKKWKDLAMPGTPQSIAIFNGRLYVGFSHSFRSWSLVGVDSSPVGSGDASGAVLQHISLVNMEDTSLQFLNQQTSYEAKLIVNVPGSPDEYLLVFNMIGLYVNEMGRRSRLPEVMFPTQAKYFAYHEPYLCVFSENEVDIFNVTLAEWVQTINLRSAKPLSGDGILSTCLCNDSPIFVLLQNVLQDQDSIEVPVNLASGSTDGRKVTRRKFTFRTIGKDDRSASERRSHIQISTPSDFMHIVHMGPAPVMELQQNFIDLQSNHSHTSSDKDSLNRSVNND, encoded by the exons ATGCTGTACGGTACAACACCGTTCTATTCGGAACGACTCGTTGACACTTACGGTAAAATTATGAGCCATCAAGACATGCTCGACTTCCCCGATGATGAAATCGATTGGGTTGTGTCGGAAGAGGCAAAGGATCTTATACGACAACTTATCTGTTCGAGTGATGTTCGATTCGGACGAAATGGTCTCAGTGATTTCCAGTTGCATCCGTTCTTTGAGGGAATCGATTGGAATACGATTCGAGATTCGAATCCACCATATGTACCCGAGGTTTCAAGTCCTGAAgatacttcaaattttgatgtgGACGTTTGTGAGGATGATTTTACGCCttgt cttCAGGAAACACAACCTCCTCGAGTACTCGCCGCTTTCACTGGAAATCATCTTCCGTTTGTTGGCTTCTCATATACCCACGGTAGTTTACTATCCGATGCTCGATCACTTACGGATGAAATACGAGCGATAGCACAGCGATGTCAAGGAGACGCAGAATTAATGGAGAAAAGTGTCGATGGGTTTATGGTAGAACTCGAGAATGAGAAGGCCGAGCTTgtgcaaaaactgaaagaagCTCAAACAATTATTGCACAACATGTCGCTGAAAATCCCCGATCTGAAGAAGATAGGAATTATGAATCGACGATAGCACAGCTGAAAGACGAAATACAAATTCTCAATAAACGATTGGAAGATGAAGCTCTTgctcaacaacaacaaaagcCGAAAGATGAAATTGTGGCGGAAAGTGAAAAGAAATTGAAGGAATTGAAAGAACGAAATAAGCAGTTGGTTATGGAGAAAAGTGAGATTCAAAGAGAGTTGGACAATATCAACGATCATTTGGATCAAGTTTTGGTGGAGAAAGCTACAGTAGTACAGCAACGAGATGATATGCAAGCTGAACTGGCTGATGTTGGAGATTCTTTATTAACCGAAAAAGATTCTGTGAAACGGTTACAAGATGAAGCTGAAAAGGCCAAAAAGCAAGTGGCAGATTTCGAAGAGAAGCtgaaagaaattgaaacaGAGAAAATTGCATTGATTAAAA AGCAAGAAGAGGTCACAATTGAAGCTCGAAAGTCGGTTGAAACTGATGATCATCTTTCGGAAGAAGTTGTCGCTGCAAAGAATACCATTGCCTCATTACAAGCAACCAACGAAGAGCGAGAGACTGAAATTAAGAAGCTCAAGCAGAGAATGGACGAAGAACGAGCATCTCATACCGCCCAATCAGAACAAGAAATGAAGCAACTGGAAGCTCACTACGAACGAGCACAGAAAATGCTTCAGGACAATGTTGAGCAAATGAACGTCGAAAATCGTGGTCTTCGTGATGAAATCGAGAAGCTCTCTCAACAAATGGCCGCTCTTCCACGTGGAGGTCTCAATGAACAGCAACTCCACGAGATTTTCAATTGGGTCAGTGAAGAGAAGGCTACCCGTGAGGAAATGGAGAATTTGACGAGAAAGATCACCGGAGAAGTTGagtctttgaaaaataattctcCATTGACCACGTCCAACTACATTCAAAATACACCATCCGGATGGGGATCACGAAGAATGAATAACGTTGCCAGGAAAGACGGGTTGGATTTACAACGACAACTTCAAGCTGAAATTGATGCAAAGTTGAAGCTGAAAGCTGAGCTTAAGAACTCCCAAGAACAATACCTAACATCAGCTGCCAGATTAGACGACACTGAAAAACGAATGGCTTCTCTGATGCGTGAAGTGGCGATGCTTAAGcaacagaaaaatattgaaaactctTCGGACAGCGCATTCTCGTCAACGATGGGACGTGGTGATTTGATGATCAGCATGAACAACGATTACGAGATGTCAAATTCATCATTGATGAGACAGGAAATGATATCTCGCCAATCCACTCCTTCCTACGAAAACGCGATACTTCTTCATGACCATCAAGTGCCAAAGCGAGTTGATGACTTGAGATATAAACAAAAACCAATGAAAACGGCTAGTGGAATCTTCTCTCCAGTATCGATATCAGCTATGGAACGAGGTCATAACTTTGAGAGAATGAAGATCAAAACACCCACCAAATGCGGGCATTGTACATCGATTCTCATTGGTCTTGATCGTCAAGGATTATTCTGTCAAAGCTGTCAGTATGCATGCCACGTGTCATGTGCAGAGCGGGTGTCTCAATCGTGTCCTGTGCCAGAAGAAGAACGTCGACCACTGGGAATCGATCCGACACGCGGAGTTGGAACAGCTTACGAAGGTCTTGTGAAGACACCTCGTGCTGGAGGAGTTCGGAAAGGATGGCAAACTGCATACGTTGTAGTATGCGATTTCAAACTTTACCTCTACGATTGTACTGTGGACAGACAAAACAAAATGCAAGATGTAAAGAATGAGATTCGATTGGTGCTTGACATGCGTGATCCTGATTTCACCGTTTGTGGAGTCAGTGAAGCCGATGTTATTCACGCTCAGAAAGgtgatattccaaaaattttccgagtcacgacaactcaaattttgaattcatcaTCTGAATATTCGTCTTCATCGAAGTTCTATACATTGTTCATGGCTGAAactgaagaagaaaaacgaaaatgggTGGTTGCTCTGAGTGAACTGAAGACATTGCTGAGAAGATCAAAGCTGGCGGATCGAAAAGCATTCCTTGTGAAAGAAGTTTTCGATGTGACAACACTTCCATCTATCCGAGTTGCTCAATGCTGTGCGATCATTGATCGATCGAAAATAGTCATAGGATTCTCGGATCACGGATTATACTGCATCGAGATTAGTCGCCAATTGCTGATCCCTGTTGGTGGTGAGAAAGAGAACAAACAGCGGTGTGTTGAAACAGTTGAGTACGACGAAGCCGAGCAATTGCTCATGATGATTGTTGGTCCAGCCAAGGATCGTCATGTTCGGATAGTTCCAAGTGCAGCACTGGACGGTCGAGACTTGAAATGGATCAAAGTGAACGATACGAAAGGATGTCATTTGCTGGCTGTTGGTACCAATAATCCTGGTGGAAGAGCTGGTTTCTTTGCTGTTGCCTTCAAAAAGAGTGTCACCATCTTCCAAATAGATCGGTCAGAGAAACGGCACAAAAAGTGGAAG GATCTCGCCATGCCAGGCACTCCCCAATCAATTGCTATTTTCAACGGCCGTCTATACGTTGGATTCTCCCACAGCTTCCGTTCCTGGTCACTTGTTGGAGTTGACTCATCGCCAGTCGGAAGTGGTGATGCAAGTGGAGCCGTTCTTCAGCATATCT ctcTTGTCAACATGGAGGACACTTCACTGCAATTCCTCAACCAACAAACATCCTACGAGGCAAAATTGATTGTGAATGTACCAGGTTCTCCAGATGAATATCTCCTCGTGTTCAATATGATTGGTCTTTATGTCAACGAAATGGGCCGTCGATCTAGGCTACCAGAAGTGATGTTCCCGACACAGGCCAAATATTTCGCCTACCACGAGCCGTATTTATGTGTGTTCTCGGAGAATGAAGTCGACATTTTCAATGTGACCCTTGCTGAATGGGTTCAAACAATCAATTTGAG atcggcAAAACCACTTTCTGGTGATGGAATTCTCTCAACATGCCTTTGCAATGACTCTCCAATATTCGTACTTCTTCAAAATGTGCTCCAAGATCAAGATTCAATAGAAGTTCCAGTGAATTTGGCATCTGGAAGCACTGATGGACGGAAAGTGACGCGACGGAAGTTCACCTTCCGAACAATCGGAAAAGATGATAG GAGTGCTTCGGAGCGTCGGAGTCACATACAAATCTCGACCCCATCGGATTTCATGCATATAGTTCATATGGGTCCCGCACCGGTCATGGAGCtacaacaaaatttcattgacTTGCAGTCGAATCATTCGCATACTTCATCCGATAAG gattcaCTGAACAGATCTGTAAATAACGACTAA